CTTCTGAGCCTCTTGTGCGCTGAAGCACACCGGCGTATTCTCCTCTCAATTCTGAAATGTTTATGTTTCACAATGAAGGGGAGAATGTCATGCGCGTGAAGAAGGCGATCGCATGCCTGGTGGCGGCCACCGCTGGAGTGTCGCTCATCGCGGCGCCGGCGGCGGCCGCGCCGTCGTCCGTCCGGGTGGCTCCGGCACCACTGGTGCCGCTGCCGCAGGAACTGGACTCGAGTTTCTATCGGCCCGCCCAGTCGCGGGTCGCAGCAGCTGCGCCAGGCGAGATCCTCGGAGCCCGACGGATCAATGCGGCGAACTTCGGCGTCGCGCCGCTCAACGTCGACGCCTGGCAGTTGTCGTTCCGGTCCACCGACACCAGTGGTCGGCCCATTCCCGCCGTCACCACGATCCTGAAGCCGCGCGGCGCGACGAAGGGTCCGCGCAAGGTGATCTCGATGCAGATCGCCGAGGACTCGACCGCGGGCTACTGCTCGACGTCGTACGCGGTTCAGCACCTCAACGCGAGTCCCCTGCTGGGGCAGGTGGTGGCGCCGGCGGAACTGTTGGTCGGACAAGGCTTTCTCGCACAGGGCTACGCGCTCGTCCTGCCGGACCATGAAGGGCCGAACCACGCGTACGCCGCAGGCCCGCTCGGTGCGCGGATCACACTGGACAGCCTGCGTGCCGCGAAGCAGTTCGCGCCGTCGACCATCACCGACGCGTCTCCGATCGGCCTGTACGGATACTCCGGGGGCGCCATCGTCACCGGCCATACCGCCGAACTGAAGCAGTCGTATGCACCCGAGCTGAACATCGTGGGCGCTGCGGAAGGCGGCGTGCCCGCCGACCTCGGTTCACTGTTGCGCACCGCGCAGAACGGCGCCACCAGCGGTCTGGTGCTCGGTGCCGTTTTTGGCCTGGCCCGCGAGTACAAGTACTTCGACACGTTCCTCGACCGTCGACTGAATCCGCTCGGCAAAGGGCTGCGCGACCTGAAGGGGCCACTCTGCGTGCAGTATCAGGCCGCGACGTTCCCGTTCCTCAACAACATCGGGCTCATCGACTGGCCGGGCGGCGCGCTCAACGCGCCGAGCGTCAAGCGGCTGCTGGTCGACACCAGGATGGGGCGCGCCCGCCCGGACGTCCCGATGTACATCTGGAACTCGCAGCTCGACGAGATCGTCCCGGTCGGCCAGGTGAACACACTGGTGAAGAAGTACTGCGCCGCACCGGGCCCGTCGATCACGTATACCCGGGATCACCTGTCCGAGCACATCATCGGCGAGGTCGCCGGTGCGCCCATGGCGTTCCTGTGGCTGAAGGACCGTCTCGACGGAAAGCCTGCGGTGCCCGGCTGCACCACACGCGACGAACTGTCGATGACCACCGACGCCAAGTGGTGGCCCACGTTCTCCCGAACCATCGGGACCGACCTCGCGGCACTGTTCGGCGCGGCGATCGGGCGCGGCAAGTAGTTTGGACGCGTGACCGAGTCCAGGAGTTATCGAGGACAGTCCGTCGACGACCGCCGACGACTGCGCCGCGCCAGGTTCCTGGACTCGGGCCTGCAACTCTTCGGGACGCAGGGGTACACGGGGACGTCCATCCCCGCCGTCTGCAAACACGCCGCCCTGTCGTCGCGGCAGTTCTACGAGGTGTTCGCCGACAGGGAGGACCTCCTCAAGGCTCTGTACGACGAGACACAGGACGCCGCTATGGCGGCGGTCTCCGACGCCATAGCCGCGGAACTCGAGAAACAGTCCACCCTCGAAGAGATGTTCAGCGCGGGCATCACGGCGTTTGTCATGTACTACGCCGACAGCCCACAACGCATTCGCGTGAGCTTCATCGAGGTGGTCGGTGTGAGCCCGGCATTCGAGGCGCACCGTCGCGAACGCAGGCTCCGGTGGGCCTCGTTGCTGGCTGCTGTGTCCGAGCGTGGAGCCCAGCAGGGCATGGACGTGACCGCGACGGACCCACTCGCCTGGGCCGCCTATCTGGGCGCGGTCAACGCCGCCATCGTCGAGCACTCGGAGGTCCCGTCGACCACCGTTGACGACGTGATGCGTGTGATGCGTCGAATGCTCAGGCCCGGCGTACTCGGCTGACCGCCCGCCCTATCCTCTAGGGATGACTCGCCACCAGGCCATCAACGGACTCGTCGGCGTCGCCGCCGTCGCGATCGGCGTGGTCTTCGCGCTGCGACCATTCGGATCGGTTCCGATCCTCGCGGCCGCGATCGCCGGCGGGCTGATCGTCGCGGGCATCGGCGAGGCGACACGGGCGGCGGACGGCGCGTTACCTCTCCGCTACGCCGGGGCCGCCGCACTGTTCACCACCGGCGTGGTCCTCCTCGCCTGGCAGGGGCTGTCGATCGTGTCGGTCGCGCTGGTCTCCGGAGTCGGCCTCGTCGCCTGGGGCGCCACCAGAATCGTCGGAGCGATACGCGGCGACGACGTTGCCACGCGGGTCGCGGACGCTCTGCTCGGCATCGCCGCCATCGCGCTCGCCGTCACCGCGTTCGCGTGGCCCGGGGTCACGATCTTCGCCGCGACATTCGTCGCAGGCATCGCACTGGTCTGGTTCGGCCTCACCCGCCTGTATCGCATCGTTCGAGGGCCCTCGGAGACCGCAGGCAGACCGCACCGGGTGCTGCGCCTTGCCACGGCAGTCATCGCTGTCGTCATCGCCGTGCCATTGGCGGTCGTCTCAATCGGCGTGCATCGCTCGTCGCCGACGCCGGACGACTTCTACTCCGCCCCCCTAGATCCCGCAGCAAAGCCCGGAACACTCCTGCGCACCGAAGACTTCCACCGCGACGTCCCCGACGAAGCGCGGGCATGGCGAATCCTGTACACGACCACCCGAGACGACGGAGCCGCCGCGCTGGCGAGCGCCATCGTCGTCGCTCCGAAGAGCCCGCCGCCAGGCCCTCGCCCGGTGATCGCCTGGGCACACGGCACCACCGGAGCCGCACCCGGTTGCGCGCCGTCCGTGCTCGACCACCCGTTCACCGCGGGCGCCACCCCCGCGCTCCCCGAGGTGATCGCGTCGGGCTCGGTGATGGTCGCGACCGACTACACGGGACTCGGCACCGAAGGTCCGACGCCGTACCTCATCGGCCAGGGTGAAGCGCGCTCCGTCCTCGACTCGGTGCGCGCAGCCAGAGGCATGTCGCAACTACAGTTGTCACCGCGCACTGTGGTGTGGGGCCACTCGCAGGGCGGTCACGCCGCGCTGTGGACCGGCATCGTCGCCCCGACGTACGCGCCGGACGTCGAAGTCTCGGGCGTCGCCGCGATGGCGCCCGCGTCTGATCTGCTCGGACTGGCGGACAAGCTGATGGGGATGACCGGCGGAGCTGTCTTCGGTTCGTACGTCCTCGACGCGTACAGCCGCACGTACGGCGACATCGACTTCGACGACTACGTCGAACCGCAGGCCCGCCTGCCACTCCATACGATGGCGACCCGCTGTCTGAGCGAACCCGCAGTCGTCGCATCGGTCATCGAGGCGTTCCTCGTCGGCACCGACCCGTACGGAGGAAGTCTGGACGACGGCCCGTTGAAGCAGCGCCTCATCGAGAACACGCCGTCGGCGAAACTGACCATGCCGTTGTTTCTCGCTCAGGGCGACGCCGACGACCTGATCAGTCCGGCAGGCCAACAGTCGTTCGCGGCTCGTCAGCGCTCGGTCGGCACCGACGTCGACTTCCGGACGTATCCGGGATTGGGACACGTGCCGCTCGTCGAGGCGGGCTCCCCCGCCGTCGACGACTTGCTCGCATGGACCAGGTCGGTGATCGACGAGGGCCAGCGGCAGTTCAACTAGGACTGCGTCAACTGCTCCACCAGCGCGTCCAGAACCGACGCGTCTTCGATCGTCGACGGGACCGTGTACTCCTCGCCGTCGACGATCTGCCGCATCGTCTTGCGGAGGATCTTGCCCGAGCGGGTCTTCGGCAGCGACGCCACGACGGTGACGTCGCGGAACGTCGCTACCGCGCCGATCTCGTCGCGAACGCGCTGTACGAGTTCGGACCGCAGAGTGTCGTCGTTGACGTCGACCCCCGCCTTGAGGACGACGTAACCGCTCGGACGCTGGCCTTTCAGATCGTCGCGAATGCCGATGACGGCACACTCTGCGACCGCGGGGTGCGCGGCCACGACGGCCTCGATGCTGCCGGTGGACAGCCGGTGACCGGCGACGTTGATGACGTCGTCAGACCGCCCGAGCACCACGACGTAGCCGTCGGCGTCGATGTACCCGGAGTCGCCGGTGAGGTAGAAGCCGTCGAATGTGTTGAGATACGACGCGCGGAGCCGGTCCTCGTCACGCCACAGTCCGGCGAGAGTCCCCGGTGGGAGCGGCAGTCGGATCACGATGTTGCCCTCCCCGCCTGCGGGCACCGGTCCCCCGGTCGCGTCGACGACCTCGACGGCGTACCCCGGTACCGGCACAGTCGGCGATCCCGCCTTGATCGGCATCGGTTCGAGGCCTCGAAGGTTCGCGGCGATCGCCCAGCCGGTCTCGGTCTGCCACCAGTGATCGACCACCGGCACCCCGAGCACCTCCGACGCCCAGGTGTAGGTGTCGGGGTCGAGCCGCTCCCCCGCCGCGAACAGGGTCCGCAGCGTGGACGTGTTGTACTTGGCGAGTTCGGTCGCGTCGGGATCGGCCTTGCGGATCGCGCGGATCGCGGTCGGCGCGGTGAACAGCGCGGCCACTTTGTGCTGGTCGATCACCCGCCAGAACGCACCCGCGTCGGGCGTCCCGACCGGCTTTCCCTCGTACATGACAGTCGTCGCACCGACGAGGAGTGGCCCGTAGACGATGTAGCTGTGGCCGACCACCCAGCCGACATCGGACGCCGTCCACCAGACGTCGCCGGGCGAGATGTCGTAGACGTTGTGCATCGACCAGGTCAGGGCGACGGCGTGGCCGCCGTTGTCACGCACCACGCCCTTCGGCTTCCCCGTTGTTCCCGAGGTGTAGAGGATGTACAGCGGGTCTGTGGCTGCCACCTCGACGGGAGCGGCGGGTGACGCGGCTGCTAGCTCGGCGTCCCAGTCGAGCCAGCCGTCGTAGTCGGAGGCTGAACCGGGGACTTCCGCGCGGTCTTTCACGATCACAGTGCTCGGCGTGGAGGCAGCCAGTTCGATGGCGGACTTCACCAGCGGGAGGTACTCGACGACGCGGCCGGGCTCGAGACCACCCGACGCGGTGATCACCGCGACGGGCTCGGCGTCGTCGATGCGCGTGGCGAGTTCGGGTGCCGCGAAGCCGCCGAAGACCACTGAGTGGACTGCTCCGATGCGGGCGCAGGCGAGCATGGCGATCGCCGCCTCCGGGATCATCGGCAGGTAGATCACCACGCGGTCGCCCTTGGTGACTCCTTGCGCCGCGAGCACTCCCGCGAACGCCGCGACCTCGTCGAGCAACTGCGCGTAGGTGTACGTGCGGACGGTGGACGTCATCGCAGAGTCCCAGATCAAGGCGATCTGATCACCCCGGCCCGACGCGACGTGGCGGTCGAGCGCGTTCGTCGACGTGTTCAGGGAGCCGTCGGGGAACCACCGGTAGATCGGCGGGTTCGAATCATCGAGCGCTCGAGTAGGCGGCGTGATCCAGTCGACCCCCGCCGCAGCGTCGAGCCAGAAGTCGTCGGGGTGATCGATGCTGCGAGCGAAGGCGTCTGCGTAGGATCCCATTCCGCAACCGTAGTGAACGCTCGGTGACGGCGGTCACGCAGGCGGCGATCAGCCGCCCACTTGTTCAACGATGAACCCCAGCAGAATGACGGCCGTGCCGCCGATCTCTCCGACTATGAGGGCGACCATCGACGCGGTCATCATCGGCGACTTCGGGTGCAGTTGGTTCTCCGTGTCGCGGAGAGCGCCGTGGAGGCAGTACGACGCTATCGCGGTGACGAAGAAGAAGACGACCACCAGCAGGGCGGTGAGATTCACGGCTGTGTTCCACGCACTGAACTGCACGAACACACCCAGCATCGCCGTCGCGAACGAGTACATGAGCGCGGCACGGTGCGCGATGTCGACGTAGATGTGTGCCGCGCCGTCCGGGCTGCGCATGATCTGCGCGAATTTCCAGACGCCGAGGATCAACGCCCACAGGAAGATCACGCCGGCTGCGATCAGCGCGACCTGCGTCGCGAGAGTCAGAGTCATGCCTCCCACTCTTTCACGGCAACCCAGTCGATCACCCCATACGCGGTTCTGCGCCGGCGTCGACATCCACCGGCTCATGATGCGCGGCGCAGTACCGCACGGTCGAGGCTCTGACCAACCCCGACCAATCATTTGAATGTTGAAATGAGCTGACGTATGATCATTTCAAGTTTGAAATATCTACTCGGCATACAGAGGCTCCCGATGACAATCACACCCAGCACCACGGCACTGGCCGACGCGACGATCCGCGCCGACCACCCGTTCGCACAGCACCTCGTCCACGCCGCAGCCGTCTCCGCTGCGACACCCCACCGCGCCTGGACTCCGGACGACGGACCCCTCCCCGCGCTGTACCTGTCCCACGGAGCCCCTCCCACCTTCGAGGACGCCGAGTGGATGCGCCAACTGCATGACTGGTCGCAGGCTCTGCCGAGGCCACGCGCGATCCTCATCGTGAGCGCACACTGGGAATCGGACGAGCTCGGAATCACCAGCACCGTGCCGACTGAACTCGTCTACGATTTCGGCGGCTTCGACCCGATGTACTACCGCATGCGATACGACACCCCCGACAACACCGGTCTCGCACAGCGCCTGCTCGACGTCCTACCGGACACGCAACGCGTGTACGAGCACCGAAATCGCGGCCTCGACCACGGCGCGTGGCTGCCCCTCAAGGTCATGTACCCCGAGGCCGACATCCCGGTTCTGCAGCTGTCGATGCCGACGCACGACCCACAGGCGCTGTTCGCCATCGGGCAGCGCCTGCAGACACTCCGAGCCGAGGGAGTCCTGGTGATCGGGTCCGGTTTCATGACCCACGGGCTGCCCTACTTGGACTGGTCTCGCCCCGACATCGTTCCGACGTGGTCGACAGAGTTCGACGAGTGGGCGGCCGACGCCCTGTCACGAGGCGACGTCGACTCCCTCGAACGATTCCGCAGCCTCGCTCCCGGACTGCCGTTCGCTCACCCGACGGTTGAGCATTTCACGCCGATCTTCGTCACCCTCGGCGCGGCGACCGATGCGACAGCACCGGTCACCACCGCGATCGAGGGCTTCGCGATGGGCCTCGCCAAGCGGTCGTTCCAGGCTGCCTGATGTCCGACGAACCGCGCTGGCTCACCGCCGCGGAGATGGATGCGTGGCTGCCGCTTCTCGCCGTCATCAATCTGCTGCCTCAGGCTCTCGACCAACAGCTCCGGACTGACGCGGGGATCAGCCACGTCTACTACTCGATGCTCGCGCTGCTCTCGAACGCACCCGACCGCACGATGACGATGGGCGAGCTCGCCCGCGACAGCTTCACGAGCCCGTCCCGCCTCACGCATGCAGTCGCGAGCATGGAGAAGCGCGGTTGGGTCGCTCGATGTGCCGACCCGGAGAACAGGCGGATCCAGAACGTCTCCCTGACCGACAACGGCGTGGAGCTGCTCGTGCGTATCGCACCCGGCCACGTCGACGAGGTCCGTCGCCGAGTGTTCGACCGACTGTCGCCGGCTCAGGTCGACCAGTTGCGCGACATCGCGTCAACGCTCGCCGAGCAGGGCTAGTCGTCGAACTGCGGAGGAACGGTGTCGAGCAGCCGGGAGTCCGGCTCGTCGCCCGACATCGCCAGAAGTCCGACCACCGCTCGCCCGATCGTCAGCAGATCCCGGGGGTCACGTTTGTCGAGACCGCCGATGAGCTGCTTGAGAATCGTGAGCTGGTCGAAGTAGATCCGTTCGACGATCAGGTTCTCGTTGTCGTCGAAGATGAAGTATGCGGTCATGCGCGTACGGTGCGACGATCCAGTCGGCGGGATCTTGCCGAGCGGACCGAGATGCGTGCCGAGCAGCCAGAACTCGACGACCACTGCGTCGACGGTGTGTCGGAACGCGATGATCTCGTGATTCTGGTCGGGAAACGCGACCCGCGTGTCGTGGTAGTAGTCGCGGACTTCACGGGCCCCGTCGTGGACGGCCATCTGCGCAATCAACTCGTAGTGGGGATGAGGGAAGGTCGAGAGCGTCGCGTCCCAGTCCTGCGCGACCTCGTCGTGGAAGTGGTCCAGGACAAGCTTCTCGCGGGCACGGAGCACATGCTCGGGCGGGAGTTCAAAACGGGTCATGGCGGCCTCCTAACATCTGCTCCCGTCAACATATACCCACAGCGTGGATTAACTCAAGGGATGCGGCACAATGAGCCGGTGGACCTTTCACCGCGCCGCGGGCGACCACCCAAGGGCGAAGCCAGACTCTCCCGGGAAGCGATCGTCGACGCGGCGCTGCAGCTGATCGACGACGAGGGCATCAATGCGCTCAGCATGCGATCGGTCGCACGCCACCTCTCCTCCGACCCGAAGAGCCTGTACAACCATGTCGGCGGCATCGACGATCTGCTCGACGCCGTCGCCGAACGCCTGCTCGGGTCGATCACCGCACCCGAGCTGTCGGGCGACTTGCGCACCGACCTGCGCGCGATCGCCCTCGCTTTTCGCGCGGGCACCCTGAGTCACCGCGCAGCCGCACCGCTCATCCTGACTCGGCAACTGACGTCGATGGCATCCCTTGCTCCGGTGAACACCGCACTCGCCGCCATGCACAACGCCGGATTCTCCACCGACGACGCCGTCCATCTAATGCGAGCGACCCTCGCCGCACTCGTCGGCACACTGCTGCGCGAGGTCAACGCCGCTCCGACGTTCGGGACCGCCGACACGGAGGCGATCGCCAAACGCGAGTCCGACCTCGCCGGAAGCGAGTTGTCCGCAGTCGCCGAGGTGGCACCACAGCTGGCCAGGTTCGATGCCGAGGCCGAGTTCCACTACACCGTCGAATTCCTGATAGACGGTGTGCTCGCGCGCAAACCCTCGGCAGTCAACGACTAGGCAGCACCCCACCGTCGGGAGCGCCCGGACCGTGCTGAAGTTCGAGGTCGCGCGCACGTAGATGCTCGCCGCATTCCGAGCAGTGCAATTCCGCAGTGACAACCGAGCCGCAGGAGTGAGCCACTTCCACCGGCGCACCGTCGGGCGCATACCAGCGATCACCCCACTGACGGAGCATCATCAACACCCGCCAGAGGTCGCGCCCCTTCGGCGTCAGCACGTACTCGTGGCGGACAGGCCGGTCCTGATACTGGACGGTTGTGAAGATCCCGTGTTCCACGAGGCCGTCGAGTCGTTGACTGAGCACGTTCCGGGCTATTCCGAGCCGTGACTGGAACTCGTCGAATCGCGTGACGCCCATCAGGGCGTCACGCAGGATCAACGGCGTCCACCACTCCCCGATCACCTCGAGACTCTGGGCGATGGAGCAGTTCATGTCGACAAAGCTGGCGCGGCGCATGTACTCATCATAGTCAGTTGCTTCATAGAACGCACCTCGTCTACAGTCCGTTTCATGACACAACTAACTAGTCGGGCGTCGACGTCGACGCCGAGTCGGGCTGTGATTCCGATCGTCGCCACAACCGTCCTGCTCTCCGGATTCGACCTGTTCGTGGTCAACGTGGTCCTCACTCAGATAGCCGACGACCTGCACGTCGCCGACCTGTCAGACCTCTCGTGGATCCTGAACGCGTACACGATCGCGTTCGCCGCTCTCTTGATTCCGGCAGGCAGGCTGAGCGACCGGATCGGTAGTCATCGTGCGCTCGTCGCGGGCCTCGCCCTCTTCGCGATCACGTCGGCCGGATGTGCGTTCAGCACGTCGCTGACCACGCTGATCGTGATGCGGGCACTTCAAGGTGCGAGCGCAGCGCTCATGACACCGTCATCGCTCGGGGTCGTCTTGGAGGGGACGGCGCCCGAGAAGCGCGCGGGCGCCGTCCGACTCTGGGCCGCGCTCGGCGGACTCGGTGCCGCACTCGGACCGGTAGTCGGCGGTGGCCTCGCAGAATTCGGCTGGAGATGGGTGTTCCTGATCAACATTCCGATCGCAGGCGCCGCGGCACTCGCGACGTGGTTCCTCGTCGCGCGCTCGACTCCGCGCCGCGAGCATCACCTCGGCCTGATGCAATCGGCTGTTCTCGCGGGCTCGATCGCCGCGCTGGTCGCGGCGCTCGTCAACGGCGGCGAGTGGGGATGGTCGTCTGCCCAGACTGCAATCCTTGCCGTGATCGCGCTCGTCGGCTTCTCCTCTACCGGACTGACCAGCGCGTTTGGACGACGCCCGATCCTCGAACCGCAGCTCTTGCGGGTTCCGCGCATCATTCCGGCCGCCGCGGTCCTCCTCGTCTTCCACGTGGCGTTCGGAGCGATGTTGTTGACGGTCATCCTGTGGATGGAAGGGGTTTGGGGCTGGTCCCCACTGCGCGCCGGTCTCGGCATCGCGCCCGGCCCGGCGATCGTTCCGATCGTGGCGATTCTCGCCGGCCGTGTCGCCGACCGAATCGCGCCGCGGGTGCTTGCCGGCCTCGGCGGAGCTGTCTTCGCTGTGGGCGTCGCCAGTTGGGCGCTGGTCACCCAGGCCGACTCGACCTACGCCGCGGCAATCCTGCCGGGAGCCCTCTTGACCGGCGTCGGCGTCGGGCTGATCACGCCGACCGCCATGGCGATCGGAACGTCGGCCCTCCCGGCACAGTGGTTCGCTACCGGGTCCGGCGTGCTCAGCATGGCCCGCCAGGTCGGTATCGCAGTCGGTGTCGCGGTGGCCGTCGCGTGCCTCGGGTCTGCGTCCGACGTCTCCGATTTCCACCTCACGTGGTGGGTCACCGCCGCAGTCTCACTGATCGCAGGCGCGCCCCTGTTCGCCGCCACCAAGGAGACCCGAGAATGACCGACCAGTTCACCACCCTGCACCGTCTGCTCGACGGCCGCACCGTCGACTCTGAACGCCTGCGCACCGTGTACGGGTTCGGCGGACTCCACGGTGGGATCCTTTCGGCGATGCTGCTCGGCCACATGCGCCGCGCAGTCGACGCATCGTTCCGACCGGTCGAGTTGACCACCCAGTTCATCGCACCGACGCGCGATCTGCCGAGCGTCGAGGTGCGGGTGTTGCGCCAGGGACGACGCAACGCTCAGGTGACGGCCACCGCGACCGCGCCTGACGGTTCGATCGTCGCCACGGCCGATGCCGTGTTCACCGCACGAGCGGCAGCGCCGATCACGCACCGACTGTCCCCCGAGGCGCCCTCCGGTGTCACCCCGCTCGAGTCGGCGTCGCCGATCGTCATCGACCCGCAGTTCATGCCGCTGGCGACGGCGTTCGAGATCCGTCCCGCCACGTCGATCCTGCCGTACACCGGGGCCGACGACGCCGAACTGTACGCGTGGATCCGTCTCGCCGGCCCCTCCCCCGACCCGCAGTCGCGGTTGCTGATCCTGGCCGACGCACTGGCGCCGTCGTACGCCGCGACACTCAACGTCCTGGCGCCCATCCCGACGGTGCGAATGGCTGTTCACTTCGCGCCCACCACAAAGAGCAGCGACGACGATTGGGTGTTGCTACACGCTCGGACCCCGCACGCCGACGATGACGGCTGGCTCAGCGAGTCTCTGGACCTGTGGACGCCAGACGGAGTTCACCTCGCGTCGTCGACACAACTGCGTATCGTCCGACACTGATGAAAAAGAAAGCCCGGACCGATTGGTCCGGGCTTTCTCATCTAGTAGCGGGGACAGGATTTGAACCTGCGACCTCTGGGTTATGAGCCCAGCGAGCTACCGAGCTGCTCCACCCCGCGATGCATGTACTACGATACAGCACTCTCGCACCCGCTCCGAACCGGGGCCCGGAGGCCGGAATGCAAGAAGACCCGGACCGATTGGTCCGGGTCTTCTCATCTAGTAGCGGGGACAGGATTTGAACCTGCGACCTCTGGGTTATGAGCCCAGCGAGCTACCGAGCTGCTCCACCCCGCGTTGCATCGACTACGTTACACAGCGGTGAACGACAGAGGCAAATCGATTACCCGGCAACGTGATCGAGGGCACGAACCCGCCGATCAACGGGCCCGGACACCCATCAGGCCTGCCAATTGGTTGGCGAGCGGGTTGAGGTTCAGCTTGTCGGGATCACGCTTGGGCTTGTTGTCCCAGGGCTGCACGAAGTCAGGGTTCGACAAGTCGGCGTTGTTCGCGCCGCGCACCGCTGTCGGACTGCCGGTGGGCACCGAGCAGGCAGCCTTGGTGTTGAACGGGAAGTCGTCGTAGTTGATGTCGAAGTCGGGGTTGCGCGCCTTGATCTGGTCGATCATCCGCTGCGTGCTCTCGTAGCCGCGTGTACAGCTCGGCGGGTTCTCCGTCTCGAGGACGATGCCGAACCGGATTGTCCCTTCCGGCGACGACGTGGTCATGCTGCTCGCGGACAGGGACGACAGCATCGCGAAGGTCATGCCGGTCACGAACGACGCCGGTTCGATCGTGTCGACCGTCGTACCCAGTTGGTGGATGAGTTTCGTGGCGTCTGCGCCGTTGTCGTCGAGGAACCTCGACAGCGTCGTCGCCGCACGGGGCCCGTCGGTGAGGATCCGGCGGATCGCCGGGTCGGACGACGCGAGCGTCGCCGCGACCACGTTGAGGTTCTTCGACCACGACAGGATCTCATCCGACTGCTCAGCCTGTGTCGCCAGGACCGGACGCGAGTTCTTGATCAACTGGATCGTGTCGTCCAGGTTCTCGACGCCAGTCTGCGACAGCTTGTCCAGGGAGTCGACGAGCCGAGTCAGGTTGTCACCCTGACCGTCGAAGGCCTTGCCGAGTTCAGTGACGGCGATCCGCAGATCGTCGACGGGGACCGTCTTCGTCAGGTCGATCGCCGACTGCGTGACTTCCTGCAGCTTCGGCGGGAACCGCACCTGCGACGCCGCGATACGTGATCCTTCATGGAGGAACGGTCCGTCAGCCGACGTCGGCTGGAAGTCGAGGAACTGCTCGCCGATCGCGGACCGGTTCGCCACGACAGCGAGGGCGGACGCCGGAATCTGTTCACCACTGGACTCGAGGACCAGGTCGACGTCAACACCGTCTGCAGTCATCCGCAGATCACGTACACGTCCGGCGGCGACACCTCGATAGGTGACCTGAGCCTCCGAGAACAGGCCTCCCGCGTCGGGCATCTCCACCGTCACCCGGTACACGCCGACGCCCACCGCCTGGTCCATTCGGGCGTACCGAATGCCGCCGTACACCGACGCCACCAGCCCCAACAGGACAACAACGATGAGCTGGATCTTCACTAGACGACTGAGCGGTGGCATACCGACCCTTCCCGGAAACAGTGCGGGCCCCGACTACCCCACTGTGCGCAGTGTAAACGTTGTTTACATGAGGAAACGAGCCCCGGCACTCCATTCGTGATCAAGGATCTCCAATGTGACGTCATGTGATGGTGCTCACTTCCGGAGTAGGGTGAGACTCACCAGTCCGGCCCGCCAGGACCGACCGAATCCAGGAGGCGACATGGCAGACCCAAACATCCATCACGAGAACCACGGCAATCATCCGATGAGCCTGCTCGCGTTCGTATTGCTACTGGCCGGAGGCGCTCTGTCGGCGCTCTGGATCGTCACTCTCGCCGACCTTCCGGCAGGGCGGACGATGAACATCACCTACGGTGTGCTCGCCCTCGGGTGCCTGGTGTCGTCGGCGCTGATCTTCCGTCACCTCACCACTCACCTGCATCACTCACCGGTGATGCCGGACAACACCCAGTCCGAGATCGACCGCTACCTCGGCAAGGTGCGCTGAGACACACCTGACCGACAACAAAACCGCCGAGCCCCTGTGCAGGGACTCGGCGGTTTCGTTTGGCCCGATCAGTTTCCGGACGGATAGTCTGCGAGCGCGGCCTTCAGC
This genomic window from Gordonia sp. PDNC005 contains:
- a CDS encoding MCE family protein, producing the protein MPPLSRLVKIQLIVVVLLGLVASVYGGIRYARMDQAVGVGVYRVTVEMPDAGGLFSEAQVTYRGVAAGRVRDLRMTADGVDVDLVLESSGEQIPASALAVVANRSAIGEQFLDFQPTSADGPFLHEGSRIAASQVRFPPKLQEVTQSAIDLTKTVPVDDLRIAVTELGKAFDGQGDNLTRLVDSLDKLSQTGVENLDDTIQLIKNSRPVLATQAEQSDEILSWSKNLNVVAATLASSDPAIRRILTDGPRAATTLSRFLDDNGADATKLIHQLGTTVDTIEPASFVTGMTFAMLSSLSASSMTTSSPEGTIRFGIVLETENPPSCTRGYESTQRMIDQIKARNPDFDINYDDFPFNTKAACSVPTGSPTAVRGANNADLSNPDFVQPWDNKPKRDPDKLNLNPLANQLAGLMGVRAR